Proteins found in one Sorghum bicolor cultivar BTx623 chromosome 1, Sorghum_bicolor_NCBIv3, whole genome shotgun sequence genomic segment:
- the LOC8085253 gene encoding F-box protein SKIP22, producing the protein MKLRLRSMEARGGAAAETHRVDLPPTATLADVRTLLASKLSAAQPVPAESVRLSLNRSEELVSPDPAATLPSLGLASGDLVFFTLSPLTALAPPVQALPRNPSPGSGTAASIAEAVDRGKGSKQPVTGGSSSSSQVQAVVANPSFPVASSGRPDVVMEEAFDATKGWSSFVLRDLKREMGNVGGAEGTAAGRLVAALHAALLDVGFLTTTLMGSHLSLPQGWPSGALKPLTIRYTVPELSSMLSVTEEGKVVVLNYSLMGNFVMVYGYVHGAQSEVCRLCLELPGLESLLYLDSDQLSGVHEKGVHDLWRVLKDEICLPLMISLCQLNGLRLPPCFMALPADLKTKVLEFLPGVDLAKVECTCKEMRNLASDDSIWKKFVSYGESSRGAGKSAKAIFGEVWQANKRRQKRPNPTFWNYGWGNSSYSRPLRLPLIGGDSDRFPFIGNPGSVGRHFGNQRRNMSPNCILDGHRHNFL; encoded by the coding sequence ATGAAGCTCCGCTTGCGATCCATGGAGGCGCGCGGCGGTGCCGCCGCCGAGACCCACCGCGTGGACCTGCCGCCCACGGCCACGCTGGCTGACGTGAGGACGCTCCTCGCGTCTAAGCTCTCCGCGGCGCAGCCCGTCCCCGCCGAGTCCGTCCGCCTCTCCCTCAACCGCAGCGAGGAGCTCGTCTCGCCGGACCCCGCCGCCACGCTCCCGTCCCTCGGCCTCGCGTCCGGTGATCTCGTCTTCTTCACCCTATCCCCTCTCACGGCCCTAGCGCCGCCGGTTCAGGCCCTGCCCCGGAACCCTAGCCCGGGCTCTGGCACTGCAGCGTCGATCGCTGAGGCTGTCGATCGCGGGAAAGGCTCGAAGCAGCCTGTTACTGGAGGTTCCTCTTCGTCGTCACAGGTGCAGGCTGTGGTGGCGAACCCTAGCTTTCCGGTTGCTTCCAGTGGTCGGCCGGATGTGGTGATGGAGGAGGCCTTCGATGCGACGAAGGGCTGGTCGAGTTTTGTGCTTAGGGATCTCAAGAGGGAGATGGGCAACGTCGGCGGCGCGGAGGGGACCGCGGCAGGTCGCCTGGTTGCGGCCTTACATGCAGCTCTGCTTGATGTCGGCTTTCTCACCACCACTCTGATGGGTTCTCATCTCTCACTGCCTCAGGGCTGGCCGTCGGGTGCTTTGAAGCCACTGACCATCAGGTATACCGTACCAGAGCTTTCATCAATGTTATCTGTGACTGAGGAGGGGAAGGTGGTGGTGCTGAACTACTCTTTGATGGGCAATTTTGTTATGGTATACGGGTATGTTCATGGGGCACAGTCAGAGGTGTGCCGGTTGTGCTTGGAGTTGCCAGGGCTTGAGTCTTTACTTTATCTGGATAGCGATCAGCTGAGCGGAGTGCATGAGAAGGGAGTTCATGATCTGTGGAGAGTGCTGAAGGATGAGATTTGCCTGCCATTAATGATATCATTGTGCCAACTGAATGGTCTACGCTTGCCTCCATGCTTCATGGCTTTGCCTGCTGATCTGAAGACTAAGGTACTGGAGTTTCTACCTGGGGTTGATCTTGCAAAGGTTGAGTGCACGTGCAAGGAAATGAGGAATCTTGCATCAGATGATAGTATTTGGAAGAAGTTTGTAAGTTATGGTGAGAGCTCTAGGGGGGCTGGCAAGAGTGCGAAGGCCATATTTGGAGAGGTTTGGCAGGCTAATAAGAGAAGGCAGAAGAGGCCTAATCCAACCTTTTGGAACTATGGCTGGGGAAACAGTTCTTATAGCCGCCCACTTAGGCTGCCATTGATTGGTGGGGACTCGGACAGATTTCCTTTTATTGGGAATCCTGGTTCTGTGGGGCGTCACTTTGGAAATCAACGAAGGAACATGTCGCCGAACTGCATACTTGATGGTCACCGCCATAACTTCCTTTGA
- the LOC8085254 gene encoding AP2-like ethylene-responsive transcription factor ANT isoform X1 yields MASGSNWLGFSLSPQTAVEVPSASEPAPAHHAPPDPSSTMISSSSTNNATTSNFLFSPMAAPYPGYYCVGGAYGDGTSAAGVYYSHLPAMPIKSDGTLCNIEGMMPSSPPKLEDFLGGGNGGGQETATYYSHGQEEGASRDYRQYQHHQLVPYNFQHLTEAEMLQEDAAPMEEAMAAAKNFLLTSYGACYSNGEMHPLSLSMMSPGSQSSSCVGAAPQQQLAAVATASAAAAAQGRSNGDGEQCVGRKRGTGKGGHKQQPVHRKSIDTFGQRTSRYRGVTSRHRWTGRYEAHLWDNSCRKDGQTRKGRQVYLGGYDTEDKAARAYDLAALKYWGPATHINFPVENYRDELEVMKGMTRQEYVAHLRRRSSGFSRGASIYRGVTRHHQQGRWQSRIGRVAGNKDLYLGTFTTQEEAAEAYDIAAIKFRGLNAVTNFDITRYDVDKIMESNTLLPAEEARKVKAIEAANNAPMMQHNGGRELNPAEETSAAWRMVLHGSPQEAVHCPEAVDLQRAIMSNDSQHPSLHGIVGLDHHLGVPGKTSGSINFSNSSSQVTSLGNSREGSPERLGLAMLYGKQPSAVSLATMSPWMPMAAQTVAQVLKQPNVVSHLPVFAAWADA; encoded by the exons ATGGCTAGTGGCAGCAACTGGCTAGGCTTCTCCCTCTCCCCGCAAACGGCCGTGGAGGTGCCCTCCGCTTCTGAACCCGCTCCTGCCCATCACGCTCCACCTGATCCTTCCAGTACTATGATCTCCTCTTCCAGTACCAACAACGCCACCACTTCCAACTTCCTCTTCTCACCGATGGCCGCTCCCTATCCTGGTTACTACTGTGTGGGCGGCGCGTATGGCGATGGCACCAGTGCTGCCGGCGTCTACTACTCCCACTTGCCTGCTATGCCCATCAAGTCCGACGGCACCCTCTGCAACATCGAAG GCATGATGCCGTCGTCCCCGCCGAAGCTAGAGGACTTCTTGGGCGGTGGCAATGGCGGTGGTCAAGAAACGGCCACCTACTACAGCCACGGCCAGGAAGAGGGGGCGAGCAGGGATTACCGCCAGTACCAGCACCACCAGCTCGTCCCCTACAACTTCCAGCATCTGACGGAAGCAGAGATGCTCCAAGAAGACGCGGCGCCAATGGAGGAGGCGATGGCGGCGGCCAAGAACTTCCTCCTGACGAGCTACGGCGCTTGCTACAGCAACGGGGAGATGCACCCTCTGAGCCTGTCGATGATGAGCCCCGGGTCCCAGTCGAGCAGCTGCGTCGGTGCGGCTCCGCAGCAGCAGCTGGCCGCTGTAGCCACTGCTTCCGCGGCGGCCGCAGCCCAGGGGCGCAGTAATGGCGATGGTGAGCAGTGCGTCGGGAGGAAGAGAGGCACCGGGAAGGGAGGCCACAAGCAGCAGCCGGTGCACCGCAAGTCCATCGACACGTTTGGGCAGAGAACCTCCCGTTACAGGGGCGTCACCAG CAGGCACAGGTGGACTGGGAGATATGAAGCCCACCTCTGGGACAACAGCTGCAGAAAGGATGGGCAGACTAGGAAAGGCAGACAAG TATATCTAG GTGGTTATGACACCGAAGACAAGGCCGCGAGGGCTTATGATCTGGCTGCTCTGAAATATTGGGGTCCAGCTACTCACATCAATTTCCCC GTAGAGAACTATCGAGATGAACTTGAGGTGATGAAAGGCATGACAAGGCAAGAATATGTTGCGCATTTGAGAAG GAGAAGCAGTGGATTTTCTCGAGGCGCTTCCATCTACCGAGGAGTGACAAG GCATCACCAGCAAGGAAGATGGCAGTCTCGGATTGGAAGGGTTGCTGGAAACAAGGATCTATACCTCGGCACTTTCA CCACTCAAGAAGAAGCAGCTGAGGCTTACGACATAGCTGCCATCAAGTTCCGTGGCTTGAACGCGGTGACGAACTTCGACATAACAAGATACGACGTCGACAAGATCATGGAGAGCAACACGCTGCTGCCCGCGGAGGAAGCACGCAAGGTCAAGGCGATCGAGGCGGCTAACAATGCTCCTATGATGCAGCACAACGGTGGCAGGGAGCTCAACCCAGCCGAGGAAACAAGCGCAGCCTGGAGGATGGTGCTCCATGGTTCTCCCCAGGAAGCTGTGCATTGCCCAGAAGCAGTTGATCTCCAGAGGGCAATCATGAGCAACGACTCTCAGCATCCCTCCCTGCATGGCATCGTTGGACTTGATCATCACCTCGGCGTTCCTGGCAAGACGTCTGGGAGCATCAATTTCTCCAACTCGTCCTCGCAGGTGACAAGCCTGGGAAACTCCAGGGAGGGGAGCCCCGAGAGGCTGGGCCTGGCCATGCTCTACGGCAAGCAGCCGAGCGCCGTAAGCCTGGCCACCATGAGCCCCTGGATGCCGATGGCGGCACAGACAGTGGCCCAAGTGCTGAAGCAGCCGAACGTCGTCTCTCATCTGCCTGTCTTTGCCGCTTGGGCAGATGCCTAG
- the LOC8085254 gene encoding AP2-like ethylene-responsive transcription factor ANT isoform X2 — protein MASGSNWLGFSLSPQTAVEVPSASEPAPAHHAPPDPSSTMISSSSTNNATTSNFLFSPMAAPYPGYYCVGGAYGDGTSAAGVYYSHLPAMPIKSDGTLCNIEGMMPSSPPKLEDFLGGGNGGGQETATYYSHGQEEGASRDYRQYQHHQLVPYNFQHLTEAEMLQEDAAPMEEAMAAAKNFLLTSYGACYSNGEMHPLSLSMMSPGSQSSSCVGAAPQQQLAAVATASAAAAAQGRSNGDGEQCVGRKRGTGKGGHKQQPVHRKSIDTFGQRTSRYRGVTRHRWTGRYEAHLWDNSCRKDGQTRKGRQVYLGGYDTEDKAARAYDLAALKYWGPATHINFPVENYRDELEVMKGMTRQEYVAHLRRRSSGFSRGASIYRGVTRHHQQGRWQSRIGRVAGNKDLYLGTFTTQEEAAEAYDIAAIKFRGLNAVTNFDITRYDVDKIMESNTLLPAEEARKVKAIEAANNAPMMQHNGGRELNPAEETSAAWRMVLHGSPQEAVHCPEAVDLQRAIMSNDSQHPSLHGIVGLDHHLGVPGKTSGSINFSNSSSQVTSLGNSREGSPERLGLAMLYGKQPSAVSLATMSPWMPMAAQTVAQVLKQPNVVSHLPVFAAWADA, from the exons ATGGCTAGTGGCAGCAACTGGCTAGGCTTCTCCCTCTCCCCGCAAACGGCCGTGGAGGTGCCCTCCGCTTCTGAACCCGCTCCTGCCCATCACGCTCCACCTGATCCTTCCAGTACTATGATCTCCTCTTCCAGTACCAACAACGCCACCACTTCCAACTTCCTCTTCTCACCGATGGCCGCTCCCTATCCTGGTTACTACTGTGTGGGCGGCGCGTATGGCGATGGCACCAGTGCTGCCGGCGTCTACTACTCCCACTTGCCTGCTATGCCCATCAAGTCCGACGGCACCCTCTGCAACATCGAAG GCATGATGCCGTCGTCCCCGCCGAAGCTAGAGGACTTCTTGGGCGGTGGCAATGGCGGTGGTCAAGAAACGGCCACCTACTACAGCCACGGCCAGGAAGAGGGGGCGAGCAGGGATTACCGCCAGTACCAGCACCACCAGCTCGTCCCCTACAACTTCCAGCATCTGACGGAAGCAGAGATGCTCCAAGAAGACGCGGCGCCAATGGAGGAGGCGATGGCGGCGGCCAAGAACTTCCTCCTGACGAGCTACGGCGCTTGCTACAGCAACGGGGAGATGCACCCTCTGAGCCTGTCGATGATGAGCCCCGGGTCCCAGTCGAGCAGCTGCGTCGGTGCGGCTCCGCAGCAGCAGCTGGCCGCTGTAGCCACTGCTTCCGCGGCGGCCGCAGCCCAGGGGCGCAGTAATGGCGATGGTGAGCAGTGCGTCGGGAGGAAGAGAGGCACCGGGAAGGGAGGCCACAAGCAGCAGCCGGTGCACCGCAAGTCCATCGACACGTTTGGGCAGAGAACCTCCCGTTACAGGGGCGTCACCAG GCACAGGTGGACTGGGAGATATGAAGCCCACCTCTGGGACAACAGCTGCAGAAAGGATGGGCAGACTAGGAAAGGCAGACAAG TATATCTAG GTGGTTATGACACCGAAGACAAGGCCGCGAGGGCTTATGATCTGGCTGCTCTGAAATATTGGGGTCCAGCTACTCACATCAATTTCCCC GTAGAGAACTATCGAGATGAACTTGAGGTGATGAAAGGCATGACAAGGCAAGAATATGTTGCGCATTTGAGAAG GAGAAGCAGTGGATTTTCTCGAGGCGCTTCCATCTACCGAGGAGTGACAAG GCATCACCAGCAAGGAAGATGGCAGTCTCGGATTGGAAGGGTTGCTGGAAACAAGGATCTATACCTCGGCACTTTCA CCACTCAAGAAGAAGCAGCTGAGGCTTACGACATAGCTGCCATCAAGTTCCGTGGCTTGAACGCGGTGACGAACTTCGACATAACAAGATACGACGTCGACAAGATCATGGAGAGCAACACGCTGCTGCCCGCGGAGGAAGCACGCAAGGTCAAGGCGATCGAGGCGGCTAACAATGCTCCTATGATGCAGCACAACGGTGGCAGGGAGCTCAACCCAGCCGAGGAAACAAGCGCAGCCTGGAGGATGGTGCTCCATGGTTCTCCCCAGGAAGCTGTGCATTGCCCAGAAGCAGTTGATCTCCAGAGGGCAATCATGAGCAACGACTCTCAGCATCCCTCCCTGCATGGCATCGTTGGACTTGATCATCACCTCGGCGTTCCTGGCAAGACGTCTGGGAGCATCAATTTCTCCAACTCGTCCTCGCAGGTGACAAGCCTGGGAAACTCCAGGGAGGGGAGCCCCGAGAGGCTGGGCCTGGCCATGCTCTACGGCAAGCAGCCGAGCGCCGTAAGCCTGGCCACCATGAGCCCCTGGATGCCGATGGCGGCACAGACAGTGGCCCAAGTGCTGAAGCAGCCGAACGTCGTCTCTCATCTGCCTGTCTTTGCCGCTTGGGCAGATGCCTAG